A genomic stretch from Bifidobacterium sp. ESL0769 includes:
- a CDS encoding ABC transporter substrate-binding protein — translation MASKSWGIKIVAALAAGAALISVAGCGGSGNNNASTPKKAATTDEIIKVDNTEPQSPLVPSNTNEMGGGKVIRYLFEGLVSYDAKGKQHLEVAKSITPNADATQYTIKLNDGWKFTNGEPVTASSFADAWSYAANVKNAQKQSSRMSIIKGYDELQDPSVAPDTKLSGLEVKDPLTLVVTLKSPDSVFPIQLAHQSFFPLPTAAYKDIKAFGKAPIGDGPYKFKSWQPNTDILVVKNPDYQGSRKAANAGIDYRVYTNEDAAYADLQSGNLDVMEEVPQSALKTFRTDSSVKAFVQPGSSYQGFVIPESLPHFALGKEGNLRRQAISMAINRKQIVSKIYQNTKTPSTDFTSPLVPEHSKELKNSANLQYNPTKAKELWKQADEISKFTGDFKIAYNSDAAHKPWVDAVSNSLKNTLGINASGDPYPTFSDIRNQVTDRSIKTAFRSGWMLDYPTAEDYMTPLYSSSAADGHGSNDGDYKSKAFDAALAKALSQTDVAKRTADFKSAQEILLNDLPSIPLWNEDVAAAASTKVKNVHFDYTNLPTYNTVTK, via the coding sequence ATGGCTTCGAAATCATGGGGCATAAAAATCGTGGCCGCGCTGGCTGCGGGCGCGGCGTTGATTTCCGTTGCCGGCTGCGGCGGTTCGGGTAATAATAATGCCTCGACGCCAAAGAAGGCAGCGACCACCGATGAGATCATCAAGGTCGACAACACCGAGCCGCAAAGCCCGCTCGTGCCCTCCAACACTAACGAAATGGGCGGTGGCAAGGTCATCCGTTATCTCTTCGAAGGTCTGGTAAGCTACGACGCCAAGGGCAAGCAGCATCTGGAAGTGGCGAAGTCCATCACTCCCAACGCTGACGCCACGCAATATACCATCAAGCTCAACGACGGATGGAAATTCACCAACGGTGAGCCGGTGACCGCTTCGTCCTTCGCCGACGCATGGAGCTATGCCGCCAATGTCAAAAACGCTCAGAAGCAGTCCAGCCGTATGTCCATCATCAAAGGCTACGACGAGCTGCAGGACCCGAGCGTTGCGCCCGATACCAAACTTTCCGGCCTCGAGGTCAAAGACCCGCTGACGCTTGTGGTCACCTTGAAGAGCCCCGATTCGGTATTCCCGATTCAGCTTGCACACCAGTCCTTCTTCCCGCTGCCTACTGCTGCGTACAAGGACATCAAGGCGTTCGGCAAGGCCCCGATCGGCGACGGCCCGTACAAGTTCAAGTCATGGCAGCCCAACACCGACATTCTGGTCGTGAAGAATCCGGATTATCAGGGAAGCCGCAAGGCCGCCAACGCCGGTATCGACTATCGTGTCTACACCAACGAGGACGCAGCTTACGCTGACCTGCAATCCGGCAACCTCGACGTGATGGAAGAGGTGCCGCAGTCGGCATTGAAGACGTTCCGCACCGATTCCTCGGTAAAGGCGTTCGTCCAGCCCGGTTCGTCCTATCAGGGCTTCGTCATTCCCGAAAGCCTGCCGCACTTCGCGCTCGGCAAGGAAGGCAACCTGCGTCGCCAGGCCATTTCCATGGCTATCAACCGCAAGCAGATCGTCAGCAAGATCTACCAGAACACGAAGACCCCGTCCACCGATTTCACTTCGCCTCTGGTTCCCGAACATTCGAAGGAACTCAAGAATTCCGCCAATCTGCAATACAATCCCACGAAGGCCAAGGAACTTTGGAAGCAGGCTGACGAAATTTCGAAGTTCACCGGCGATTTCAAGATCGCTTACAATTCCGATGCCGCGCACAAGCCGTGGGTTGACGCGGTGAGCAACAGCCTGAAGAACACGTTGGGCATCAACGCATCCGGCGATCCGTACCCGACCTTCAGCGACATTCGCAACCAGGTAACCGACCGGTCCATCAAGACCGCGTTCCGTTCCGGCTGGATGCTCGACTACCCGACGGCCGAGGACTATATGACTCCGTTGTATTCCTCCTCTGCAGCTGATGGCCATGGTTCCAACGACGGCGACTACAAGAGCAAGGCGTTCGACGCGGCTTTGGCCAAGGCGTTGAGCCAGACCGACGTGGCCAAGCGCACCGCTGATTTCAAGTCCGCCCAGGAAATCCTGCTCAACGACCTGCCTTCGATCCCGCTGTGGAACGAGGACGTAGCCGCCGCGGCTTCCACCAAGGTCAAGAACGTGCACTTCGACTACACGAACCTGCCTACCTACAACACCGTCACCAAGTAA
- a CDS encoding alpha/beta hydrolase: MDLKIEDDERKLFSTWTELDGDLAGCDEHIAQTVLASRLMFARGDRSRTAYWQVPEGIDVIADIPYIDDGTRAHKLDVYLPHDVVVRGGKTTPVYIDIHGGGFMYGHKELNRNFNVHLAEQGFVVFSVNYRVMPESDFLGQLTDVEAAFAWIRDHIDDYPADPRSIFLTGDSAGGTLALYATAVERSQEMADALGLKRSGLSLKGSTLISGLFELKPYLDAVDGVGDIDESSPTGSMMVISPFFFKTLKERGEQWADLGFMAAHVDLPPLFLNTSNDDFLQGDAMRLAAALCDAGRDFELHDRHAPKGVTLGHVYPVCMSWLPESQETLRQIRDFSYNHL; encoded by the coding sequence ATGGATTTGAAGATCGAAGACGATGAGCGCAAGCTCTTCTCGACCTGGACTGAGCTTGACGGCGACCTTGCTGGTTGTGACGAACATATCGCCCAGACCGTTTTGGCCTCGCGTCTGATGTTCGCCCGCGGCGACCGTTCGCGTACCGCCTATTGGCAGGTTCCCGAAGGCATCGACGTCATCGCCGACATCCCGTACATCGACGACGGTACCCGGGCGCACAAACTCGATGTCTACCTGCCGCACGATGTGGTGGTGCGTGGCGGCAAAACCACTCCGGTTTACATCGATATTCACGGTGGCGGCTTCATGTATGGCCACAAGGAGCTCAATCGCAACTTCAACGTTCATCTTGCCGAACAAGGATTCGTGGTGTTCTCGGTCAATTACCGGGTCATGCCGGAAAGCGATTTCCTGGGTCAGCTTACCGACGTGGAAGCCGCGTTCGCTTGGATTCGAGACCATATCGACGACTATCCTGCCGATCCGCGTTCGATTTTCCTCACCGGTGATTCCGCGGGCGGCACCTTGGCGCTGTATGCCACGGCTGTCGAACGTAGCCAGGAGATGGCCGACGCATTGGGCTTGAAACGTTCCGGGCTCAGTCTCAAGGGGTCCACGCTAATTTCTGGTCTCTTCGAGCTTAAGCCGTATCTTGACGCGGTCGATGGAGTTGGCGATATCGACGAGAGCTCACCGACCGGTTCGATGATGGTCATCTCTCCGTTCTTCTTCAAGACCTTGAAGGAGCGGGGCGAGCAGTGGGCTGACCTTGGGTTTATGGCCGCACATGTCGACTTGCCGCCGCTGTTCCTCAACACGAGCAACGACGACTTCCTGCAGGGTGACGCCATGCGGCTTGCCGCGGCGCTTTGCGACGCGGGTCGCGACTTCGAGCTGCACGACCGGCACGCACCCAAGGGCGTAACTCTGGGTCACGTCTATCCGGTCTGCATGAGCTGGTTGCCCGAAAGCCAGGAGACGTTGCGTCAGATTCGCGATTTCTCCTACAACCACCTCTGA
- a CDS encoding sugar porter family MFS transporter: MSQSTDSSPSQDEAVEVLDPKIRRRIILVCLAGAMGGLLFGYDTSVINGAVDAIAGKVSGFNLNSLMSGISVSGALLGCVLGAWFAGKLADRYGRVRIMLVAAILFLLSAIGSGFAPGVWIFVIFRIVGGVGVGFASVVGPAYISEVAPTKMRGFLTSFQQFGVAIGMFLSTIVNNLLAKGSGSADRPFWFGISTWRWMLLMMVIPAVLMLIACFKLPESPRYLVMKGRDKEAMGLLRSLNGSTNPKAKVAQIRASLGNDTTPRLSDLRGHTFGLKKVVWIAIAIALFQQFNGVNIILYYDSSLWRSVGFSEQQALNISVIRSIVAFIPTILAMVLVDRVGRRKMLSFGSAGMTIFLLIATFGFYHATITPNGVSLSGFWAPLTLVAVYLFYLIFCGTWGPAMWVVISEIFPNNIRAMGVAVATAFNWIGNFVVSTTFPPMRDGWGIGNAYLFYAVFAALSWIFVVKALPETNGVELEDMKAE, encoded by the coding sequence ATGTCACAAAGCACTGATAGCTCGCCTTCTCAAGATGAAGCCGTCGAGGTTCTCGACCCCAAGATTCGTAGAAGGATTATTCTGGTATGCCTGGCTGGTGCCATGGGTGGCTTGCTGTTCGGCTACGACACCTCGGTGATTAACGGGGCCGTTGACGCCATCGCCGGCAAGGTTTCCGGATTCAACCTGAACAGTCTGATGAGCGGCATCTCGGTTTCGGGAGCGTTGCTTGGCTGCGTTCTCGGCGCATGGTTCGCCGGCAAACTGGCCGACCGTTATGGCAGGGTCAGGATCATGCTGGTCGCCGCCATCCTCTTCCTGTTGAGCGCCATCGGTTCAGGCTTCGCACCCGGCGTCTGGATTTTCGTCATCTTCCGTATCGTCGGTGGCGTCGGTGTCGGCTTCGCTTCGGTGGTCGGCCCGGCCTACATTTCCGAGGTCGCTCCTACCAAGATGCGTGGCTTCCTCACCAGTTTCCAGCAGTTTGGCGTGGCCATCGGCATGTTCCTTTCAACCATCGTCAACAACCTGCTGGCCAAGGGTTCCGGCAGCGCCGACAGGCCGTTCTGGTTCGGTATCTCCACTTGGCGCTGGATGCTTTTGATGATGGTCATTCCCGCGGTTTTGATGCTGATCGCCTGCTTCAAACTCCCTGAGTCTCCGCGTTACCTGGTGATGAAGGGCCGTGACAAAGAGGCTATGGGTCTGCTTCGCAGCCTCAATGGTTCCACCAATCCCAAGGCCAAGGTCGCGCAGATTCGCGCTTCCCTCGGCAACGACACCACCCCGCGTCTTTCCGACCTTCGCGGACACACCTTCGGCCTGAAGAAAGTGGTGTGGATTGCCATTGCCATCGCGCTCTTCCAGCAGTTCAACGGCGTGAACATCATCCTTTACTACGATTCTAGCCTTTGGCGTTCCGTTGGCTTTAGCGAGCAGCAGGCGCTCAACATCTCCGTGATCCGCAGCATCGTTGCTTTCATCCCGACGATTCTCGCCATGGTCCTGGTCGATCGCGTGGGCCGCCGCAAGATGCTGTCCTTCGGCTCGGCCGGTATGACCATCTTCCTCTTGATCGCCACTTTCGGCTTCTATCACGCCACCATCACTCCGAATGGCGTTTCCCTGAGCGGTTTCTGGGCTCCGTTGACGCTCGTTGCGGTCTACCTGTTCTACCTTATTTTCTGCGGAACTTGGGGCCCGGCCATGTGGGTGGTCATCAGCGAGATCTTCCCGAACAACATCCGTGCCATGGGCGTGGCCGTTGCCACTGCTTTCAACTGGATCGGCAACTTCGTGGTCAGCACGACCTTCCCGCCGATGCGTGACGGCTGGGGCATCGGCAATGCCTATCTGTTCTATGCGGTTTTCGCGGCCCTGAGCTGGATCTTCGTGGTCAAGGCTCTGCCGGAGACCAATGGCGTTGAACTTGAGGATATGAAAGCCGAGTGA